The proteins below come from a single Papaver somniferum cultivar HN1 chromosome 11, ASM357369v1, whole genome shotgun sequence genomic window:
- the LOC113322622 gene encoding serine/arginine-rich splicing factor RS2Z32-like, translating into MPRYDDRMDSRDSRGGGTRLYVGRLSSRTRSRDLEDVFSRYGRVRDVDLKHDFAFVEFSDPRDADDARYSLDGRDVGGSRIIVEFAKGGPRGGGGGRGGDGGRGGSRGGEREYLGRGPPPGSGRCFNCGLDGHWARDCKAGDWKNKCYRCGDRGHIERNCQNSPKSLKRGKSYSRSPSRSPSPRRGRSRSRSFSHSRSGSRSRSPAKRVRSIEREERRSRSPRDSRSPKRSKRTSQPPSKGRKRSPISGENSPRERGSVSPGGRRTDYSQSPRRAKSRSPISRDESPTGRSPRKENGQGHSPSPLNGKSPVAGDNDDNHHSPRGSD; encoded by the exons ATGCCTCGTTACGATGATAGGATGGATAGCCGTGATAGCCGTGGTGGAGGTACCCGTCTTTATGTTGGTCGATTGTCGTCGAGAACACGCTCACGTGATCTAGAAGATGTGTTCAGTAGATATGGAAG AGTACGGGATGTGGATTTGAAGCATGACTTCGCCTTTGTT GAATTTAGTGATCCAAGGGATGCTGATGATGCAAGATACAGTTTAGATGGCCGTGATGTCGGTGGTAGCCGAATTATAGTCGAATTTGCGAAAGGG GGGCCacgtggaggtggtggtggacgTGGCGGAGATGGTGGTCGCGGCGGATCTCGTGGAGGAGAGAGAGAGTACCTAGGTAGAGGTCCTCCTCCTGGATCTGGCCGTTGCTTCAACTGTGGCCTTGATGGTCACTGGGCTCGGGATTGTAAAGCTGGAGACTGGAAGAACAAGTGTTACCGCTGTGGAGATAGAGGCCACATCGAAAGAAACTGCCAGAATAGTCCAAAAAGCCTCAA ACGTGGGAAGAGTTACTCACGGTCACCATCAAGATCTCCATCACCTCGTCGTGGCAGAAGTAGGAGCCGTAGTTTCAGCCATAGCCGTAGTGGCAG TCGATCGAGATCTCCTGCAAAGAGAGTGCGTAGCATTGAGCGTGAGGAAAGGAGATCAAGGAGTCCCCGTGACAGCAGGAGCCCTAAGAGGTCAAAGAGAACCTCTCAACCACCATCCAAAGGTAGAAAGCGCAGCCCAATCTCTGGTGAAAACAGTCCACGTGAAAGAGGATCTGTCTCACCCGGTGGCCGTAGAACTGACTACAGTCAGAGTCCTAGAAGGGCAAAGAGTAGAAGCCCCATAAGCCGAGACGAGAGCCCCACAGGTCGTAGCCCTCGTAAAGAAAATGGACAAGGTCACAGCCCTAGTCCATTGAATGGTAAAAGCCCAGTCGCTggtgataatgatgataatcatcaTTCCCCAAGGGGTAGCGATTAG